The DNA region TGATCTACCTTGGGAACGTTTAGATAAAGTTGATACCCTTAAGGCATACTTTAACCGTTAATCAAACACAATAAAAAAACAGCATCTTTGATTAGATTGAACCGCTTATGAACCTTTTGACTCATAAACCGGTGAAATCAAGGATGCTGTTTTTTAATTGTCTTCACAACGAGCATAAATAATTTTAAGGCCAGAAAAGTACTTGATTACCCATCGTCTGTTCCCAATTAATCGATGCCTGGATTGTCAATCGCCGATAAGGCTAACATCACAATGACGAGATTTGAACGTGATGAATAGGCGATGTAATAAGGGTGCCAACTTGATGCAAACTTATTTTTATAATGGTGTAATCCTTCAAATGAATAAATCCGTGACCCAAATTGATAGACTAAATTAGCTAGGCGTTCCCGAATGAACCCTTGTGAATTAATCCCAACGTTAGCAAGAGGTGACATGCCCAAATTAAAGGTCGTTACCCCTTGCTCACGGGCATACTCAAAGGCCTTCACGAATAAGACGTCCATCGTCCCGTTGGGGGCTGCCTTAGAAAATCGCATGAGATCAACCGTCATTTGATTTTCAGTCTGGGACGTGATTAAGGTGGCAAAAGCGACGATTTCACCATCGGCCCGTTTTAAAATCCCAATTGGATACCGTTGTAAATATGAGGCATCAAAAAAACCAAGTGAAAAGCCTTTTTCTTCACGACCAGCTAGCCATTCATCTGAAACGGCACGTAACGTCCGCAAAAACTTATCTGTATACGGTGGCTGGATGACTGCGAATTCAAATCCTGCTGCCGTGGCTTGATTGATTTCACTTCGAATATTGGCAAATTTCTTACCAGCTGTTTTAAACGTTAGTGTGTCCACCCACGCTTCTTCACCTAATTTTAGGAAATTATAGCCAAATTCATGTGCCAACATAGCAACTGACTCAGACACCTCGTAAAAAACTGGTATGTAGCCCAACCGGTCAGCTTCATGAATAAAGGCGTTTAAGGCCGATTTAAAATCACTAGCAACGCCAAATGGATCACTCATCATGACTGCTTTATTATTGATTAAGCGGAATTGAATTGCGACCGTATCTTGATAATAAAAAACTCGTTTGTCACCTAGAAAGACCAAATTAGCATAGTGATTATCACCTTTAGCCAAAATTGTTGCAAGGCGAGCTTCATCAACTGTGTCACCCAAGCGCTCGATATGCCCAGCAAAATACTTACGTAATGCAACAACCGCGAGAATAATGACTGCCAATGCAATCACCCCAGTGAACCACCAGTGAATTGACGGAATCAAAAGCGCCAATGCCTGCGTGGGTCGATGATGTGGACCAGCAAAACGCGGCATATTTAAAATACCTAAGATCAGATAGGTAACAAAAATGCCACCATAAATAAAGCCGTCAAAAATCTGTGCCTCCCAACTATAAATAAATTGTTGTCGATACAAAGCTGATTTAATACCCCACGTCAGCAAGAAAATCATCCCAAATAGCACCAATGGTTGCCAATTCTGATGAAAATAAAGTACGTAACCAATCCCAATCATTTGCAGTGCCATAGTGGGCAGCATGGCACGTCGAACACGACTTGCAATCCCGCGACCAGCCATTACTAGTAATACCCCAATAAAAATATTGGGTAACTGTAAGAGCAAATTGGAAGCCCATGGATTAAAATGTGCCAACCAATGAATTTGAGTGAGTGTGCCCGGCAAAGTACCAGTGAGAATCAAGGTAATCCCACCAAAATATAGGAGTCCAGTCACGATTTTATGCATGACACTAATCGTCAAATCTTGTGGTACACCGCGAAATTCTTGATTAATATCGGTCAATGCGCGCCAAAGATAAATAAACAAGCCCAATAGTAATGGGGTTACTGTGTCGCTTAACCGATAAATCAATAGCCACAAGAATGCAGCTTCGCTATCGAGCCCCATACCAATCAGCCCGATAATCATCACTAGGTCAAAACTCCCCCATGCACCAGGAATCAATGTGACCAGTCCAATGACATGGGCTGCAATTAAGAGCGGTATGACTTGCCAATAATCAATTGGAAACCCAAATAAAATGCCAATTAATAAGAAAGTACCGACTTTTGCAAGCCAATCCAGGCCAGAAACACCGATGATTTGTCGCATGCGAATGGTTGGCAACATTTTTTTTAGTTGATAACGGCGTTTAGTGATCCATAACCCAATCACCGGTAATAACATACCAATCACATACCATGTATCATGGATTTGACTGTAGAAACCGGGATTAATCACGTGCATTAATAATGCGATGGCACTAAAAATAGCCAATCCACTTTGACTGAGCCAGTATAATTGTCTAAAGGTTGCTTTTGAAACCGTTGTTTTGTCAAAAGCTAACTGATGTAATTTGACACTGACAATACCACCGACATCCAATGCGTTATGAACTGCATTCCCTGCCCATGCTGTTAAGCCATCACGCCAACTCATTTTTACATCCGGACTCAATAAACGATGCAAAATATAATCATAACCAAGCGCAAAACTACCGGCAAATACGCCAACCACAAAACAAATCAGAAATAAGCTCGTTGGAATGGTCTTAAATAACTGTAACAATGGGTGAAAATCAAGATGTCTAATCATCGCCCCTAACTCAAAAAACACAACAAACGCCGTGGCAATTCCAATAATTTTACGCATCATCGCGCCCTTTTGTGTTTTAGCTTTCATATTCCTTGTTCCTTTAAAAATGTTTGTGTCACTCGCGCAAATAATTGCGGTTCAGTTTGCATAATCAAGTGCGTCCGCCATTTAATAATTTGCACATGTCCTTTGGGCAAATGCGCCACAATTGCCTGTGTATGTTGTCGTTTAATAAAATCAAATTGACCAACAAAGACTAACGTTGGCGCCTGAATAGTTGTTAAATCTGATAGCTGGATTCCTAATGGTTCAAACATTAATGCCGTTTGCAAATACTTACGCATTAAAAATGCAGATCCATGTCGTAGCCCGTGTAAAATTGCAGTCAAAAAACGGGCAATCCAAACAATTGGTGCATAAAGACCTGCCAACGAAAGATTGGGGGCATTCAATACCATTGCCGCAACATACATTGGGAAATCATGCGCATAACGTAAGGCTAAATTAGCGCCATCACTATACCCAACTAGAATCATACGTTCTAATTTCAGCTGTTGTCGCAAACTTTCTAAATCTTGAACAAGTGTCTGATACGTTAAATCATCAGCTTCATTAGTTGAACGGCCATGACCTCTGGTATCAATTGCAATGACATAAAAATGCGTTTGATAAACTTTAATCTGGCGTTTAAAATCGTTGGCTCGTCCATTATTACCATGTAATAAAATTAAGGGTGGTTTATGCGATTGTCCGTACACATCATATACGATTTTACTGCCATCCATTGTCAAAATCTGCATTGCACAATTCCTTCAATTCATTCAGTTTCTATGCCATTATCGTTATTTTTAAGCTTCTACGCTTAATTATAGCAGTCCGACACCGTTCCTTCAGCTCATTTGCAACAGTCGGCCATTTTAGCTATACTAAGATTATAAATAATAATCTATCTGGGGTGCTTAATTGCTGAGAAATACCCACTGACCTGAACATGATAATGCATGCGGAGGAAGATATAGGTGTCAATTTTTTAGCATCATGCCAATCAATTCAACCGGCCATCTCCCCTGTTAAATTCAGAGCAGTTAGCCGGTTTTTATCTGCAATTTTTTACCGATTGGAGCTAAAAAAATGAACACTCTCAAACAAATTCAAACCACTGGTATGGCGGCAATCATGCAAGAACCATTTATCCACGCTTTAGCAACAGGCACGCTGACCGATGATATTGCTGACTACTATACGGCACAAGATAATCAATACATTACAGCCTTTGAACCATTAGTTGATACAATTGATGAAGCATTTGGCTTGACTCGGCCTTTTGTTGATGATGAAACAGCTGCGCATCTCAGCCTCAGCACTGAAATCGCTAAACAACCTATGGACGCCAATGGACAAGCATACGTGGCACACATGCAAGCCGCTACTGCCTTATCTCCCATCGCTGGGACCATGGCGATTTTACCTTGTGTCGAGTCGTATCATTTCATTGCCAATCACATTGCCAATCAATCCCCCTATCGTGCTTGGACTGGCTACTATCAACAAGCAAGTTATGCCCGCTTAGTTAGTTATTATCAAGATATTTTGGCCAAGTATGATTATACCGACTATCTATCAATTTACGCTGATTCGTATACCTTTGAACAAAAGTTTTGGCGCAATGCGTTTATGAAAGGAACAAATAATGACTAATTCCACACCACA from Weissella diestrammenae includes:
- the mprF gene encoding bifunctional lysylphosphatidylglycerol flippase/synthetase MprF, with the translated sequence MKAKTQKGAMMRKIIGIATAFVVFFELGAMIRHLDFHPLLQLFKTIPTSLFLICFVVGVFAGSFALGYDYILHRLLSPDVKMSWRDGLTAWAGNAVHNALDVGGIVSVKLHQLAFDKTTVSKATFRQLYWLSQSGLAIFSAIALLMHVINPGFYSQIHDTWYVIGMLLPVIGLWITKRRYQLKKMLPTIRMRQIIGVSGLDWLAKVGTFLLIGILFGFPIDYWQVIPLLIAAHVIGLVTLIPGAWGSFDLVMIIGLIGMGLDSEAAFLWLLIYRLSDTVTPLLLGLFIYLWRALTDINQEFRGVPQDLTISVMHKIVTGLLYFGGITLILTGTLPGTLTQIHWLAHFNPWASNLLLQLPNIFIGVLLVMAGRGIASRVRRAMLPTMALQMIGIGYVLYFHQNWQPLVLFGMIFLLTWGIKSALYRQQFIYSWEAQIFDGFIYGGIFVTYLILGILNMPRFAGPHHRPTQALALLIPSIHWWFTGVIALAVIILAVVALRKYFAGHIERLGDTVDEARLATILAKGDNHYANLVFLGDKRVFYYQDTVAIQFRLINNKAVMMSDPFGVASDFKSALNAFIHEADRLGYIPVFYEVSESVAMLAHEFGYNFLKLGEEAWVDTLTFKTAGKKFANIRSEINQATAAGFEFAVIQPPYTDKFLRTLRAVSDEWLAGREEKGFSLGFFDASYLQRYPIGILKRADGEIVAFATLITSQTENQMTVDLMRFSKAAPNGTMDVLFVKAFEYAREQGVTTFNLGMSPLANVGINSQGFIRERLANLVYQFGSRIYSFEGLHHYKNKFASSWHPYYIAYSSRSNLVIVMLALSAIDNPGID
- a CDS encoding alpha/beta fold hydrolase; protein product: MQILTMDGSKIVYDVYGQSHKPPLILLHGNNGRANDFKRQIKVYQTHFYVIAIDTRGHGRSTNEADDLTYQTLVQDLESLRQQLKLERMILVGYSDGANLALRYAHDFPMYVAAMVLNAPNLSLAGLYAPIVWIARFLTAILHGLRHGSAFLMRKYLQTALMFEPLGIQLSDLTTIQAPTLVFVGQFDFIKRQHTQAIVAHLPKGHVQIIKWRTHLIMQTEPQLFARVTQTFLKEQGI
- a CDS encoding transcriptional regulator; translation: MNTLKQIQTTGMAAIMQEPFIHALATGTLTDDIADYYTAQDNQYITAFEPLVDTIDEAFGLTRPFVDDETAAHLSLSTEIAKQPMDANGQAYVAHMQAATALSPIAGTMAILPCVESYHFIANHIANQSPYRAWTGYYQQASYARLVSYYQDILAKYDYTDYLSIYADSYTFEQKFWRNAFMKGTNND